The Gemmatimonadota bacterium genomic sequence CACATCGCGAATGTGAAACCTCGCCATCCACAACCCAAATAAAACCATCGCCACAAATGCACCCCCAGCTTGTAGCGAGGTCGTCGCATCTGCAGCACTACCTTTATTGCTCAGATTAATCCCCACGCGCCTGTAAAACATGACCTGCACGCAGTAAAACAAATAAAATACCCAGATGGAAAACAACACATCCAGGTTTGCAAAATAGGCAAAACCCACAGTATAAAAATTAAACCGCACATGAATGCGCGGGAAATACACACCCATGGGCATCCACCCCGGTCCCAGGCTGATAACCGGAAATCCGGGTGAAAAATAACTGATAATATTCCAAGACAGGATGAGAAATGGAATGGCAGCGCCAAAAAGGAAGAACTTATTCTTCAAAAGGGGCACTCTGTGCTCTGCTTCGGCCAGATCACCTGCCGGATGCAAAATGGGATAAGCCAACCGCTCGTGTTCTGCCCATTGCTTGCGCAACATCACCGCCAGACAAATGCACCCCACCACAATGGCGGCAATAAACGTCATCCAGCCAAACAAAGGCACAAACCAAACACCCCAGGGAATGGGCAGGTCCGGACTGGGCAGGCCCTCAAACAACCACTGCATGGCCCCGCCTTCATTGGAGGGAATCAACCAGTTGGGCAAATACTGGTGAAAATAACTTCCCCACTGATTCTCTGGCGTGGCGAGATAATAGGGAATGGAAATCATGCCCAAAAAATAACTCGTCAGCCCAAAGGCGGGAACAGCAGCCCCCACCAAACCCATTGCCAGAATCGTCCATACTTCGGTACTCGTCAATGCCCATGGGGCCTGCCATCGACGCGCGATTGCATTGCCCAAAGTCAACACCACATAAGGCGCGAACAACGCGATTGGAAAATGCGTGATATTCATACGCGCGGTGTGGGCGATATATTCGACATAGGTATTCCACCCAATCACCAGCAACGCGAGTGCCAGACCCAAAATGATCGACCGCGCAGTCACACCTTCCCGCGCGGCGAGTGCATCGCGATCAACTATTCCCTCCCCAAGTGCCATCTTATAATATTTCCTCCCATTTTATATAGTCGAGAACATCCGTCTCAAACATGATGCCCCAATATATACAAATACCCGGCGGGGAACAATGAGCAATGGTCGAGAAGCGATAAACAAAAAACTCCCGACCTCTTTCAAGATCGGGAGCAGTATATCCTCGTGACATCCGCTTCTATCTAAAGAACACCGATACGCCACCCTTCACAAAATGGCGTTTGATGCGATCTTCCCCGGCAAATAAGACCGAATACCCATACATCGCGGTCAAAGCCGTGTGTTTTGACAGCACCTGGCGCGTACCTGCGCCACCGCCCAATTCGCTGACATTGCCCCATCCCCAAAAATCGCGTGCGGCAAAAGCTTCTACAAACGGAAAGGTGCGCTTTTTAATCTGGATGGGAATATTCAACCGATAAAAACCCGACACCGAAGACCCAAACCCGTCATCCACCGTCATATAACGCCCCCGAGCATCTATCGTTGCATTGTCCAGCGCGTGTATTAGATCATCCCGGTCGGGGGTATCGAGACCTGCGCGCCGGTCGTATTGCCTGTTGCCCGCAATAAAAGAACCGCCGATTTGATGCCATCGGCTAATCGAATACGCCACTTGAACCCCAGCGCGATAGAACAAGCTACGACCTGAAAACCGCACAGACATAATCGGCGTCACTTCCAACTGTCCCGCACGAATAGGACCTATATTGACCTCATCTTCACCCTTTTTTTCTTCTTCACCGACCACATCGGCCTGAGCAGGAACGCCCAGAGCCAACAGCCCGGCAACCGTACACATCAGCCAGTATTTCATAGCATCTCCTCCTGAAAGGTTCTACCCCAGCATTTAGATTAAAATATCCAAAAGAATCCCAACTGTCAATGCCTCTCGTTTGCAGCCAGTGCCAGGACACCGTGAACTTTTTGAAAACACGCATGTATTGACTTGACGTACCCTCGTATTCCCCATTAATTGTTGCGCTGGCACGCGTGCCGCATTTTCGAAAGGACTCTCATGGCAAAAAAGGCATTGATCACCGGCATCACCGGACAAGACGGTTCTTATCTGGCAGAACTTCTGCTCGATAAGGGCTACGAAGTACACGGCATTGTCAGGCGCGTGGCTCTCGAAGACCCCGAACACCGGCTCGGACGCATCACCCACTTGCAGCACAAAGTGGAACTCCATCCCGCATCGCTCGAAAGCTTTCCCAGCATCTACAATGTCGTGCGCATCATTCGACCCGACGAATGTTACCACCTCGCAGCGCAAAGCTTTGTCGATACCTCTTTCAAAGACGCATTCTCAACACTCAATATCAACATCAATGGCACGCACTATGTCCTCGAAGCCCTCAATGAACTCGTGCCCGAATGTCGATTCTACTTTGCCGGATCAAGCGAAATGTTTGGCAAAGCCGAAGAAGTGCCCNNNNNNNNNNGGAAATCACGCGCTTTCATCCGCGCTCGCCCTACGGCATCTCCAAAGTCGCGGGATTTGACCTCACCCGCAACTATCGAGAAGCCTATGGCCTGTACGCCGCCAGCGGCATCTTGTTCAACCACGAATCCCCTCGTCGGGGATTTGAATTTGTCACCCGCAAAATCACCTCCCACGTCGCGCGCATCAAACTCGGACAAATCGGCCATCTCTCGCTCGGCAACCTCGACGCCAAACGCGACTGGGGACACGCCCGCGAATACGTCAAAGCCATGTGGATCATGCTCCAACAAGACGCGCCCGACGACTATGTCATCGCAACCGGTGAGACCCATTCGGTGCGCGAATTTTGCGAAATCGCCTTCTCACACGTCGGCCTCGACTATCGGGAACACGTGCAGATCGATCCGCGATTCTTGCGCCCGGCCGAAGTCGATCTGCTCATCGGCGATTGCACCAAAGCCAAAGACAAACTCAACTGGACTTACGACATAGACTTTGAAGACCTCGTAAAAGAAATGGTTGACGCAGACCTCGGATTATTCTCAAGAAATTCATAACCCAAGGAGCTTGTTATGTCTCGTATCGGACGCGCCGCAGTGATGAGCGGCGAAAAATTTGAAATACGCGAATATCCCGTTCCCGATCCAGAACCGGGATCGATTCTGCTCAAACAAGAACTCGCCGGCATCTGCGGCACAGACCTGCACAACTGGGAATATCAGCGATTGCGGGGTGAGATCATTCTCGGCCACGAAAATGTCGGCATCATCGACAGCCTGGGATCCGGTGTAGAAACCGATTATCTGGGCAATCCCATCGCGCCCGGTGATCGGGTCCTCTTCGCACCCGGCACAAATCGCGGAGCGTACGGTTTTATACAAGCCGAAGAAGCCCCCTATTTGCGGGGTGGTTTTGGCGAATACATCTACCTGTGGAATCCCGATACAGTCGTGCTCAAAACCGATATGCCCGCCGAAGTTGCGGTCATCACCGAGCCTTTTACCATTGGCGTACACGGCGCAATGCGTTCCGGCTTGCAATTTGGCGACACCGTCGTCGTACAGGGATCGGGAGCCATTGGCCTGCTCACACTCGTCGCCGCCAAAGTCAGCGGGGCGGGACGGCTCATCATGGTCGGCGGACCCAAAGGACGTCTGGAACTGGCAGAGCAACTCGGCGCAGACCTCACCATCGACATCGCCGACATACCCGATCCCGAAGAACGCACAAAAATTGTGCGCGAAAACACGCCCCGAGGCGAAGGCGCCGACGTCGTCTTTGAATGCGCGGGATTTTTGCCCGCCATTCCCGAAGGCGTCACATTCCTGCGACACAGCGGCACCTATGTCGCCATGGGCCATTTTGTCGATGTGGGATCTTTTGACTGCAATCCCAACCAGATGTTTATGCGCCGCAACATGCGCCTCGAAGCCGTATGGGCAAGCAAGCCCGAACACTTTGTCCGCGCACTCCCCATCCTCGAGCGAAACGAATACGCCTTTGCCGACCTCGTCAGCCACACCATACCCATTGACCGCGTAGCCGAAGGATTCAACGCCCTGCACAGCGGATACCATCTCGACGGCAAAGACACAATTAAAATTGCAGTTAAAGGCGGGTTGGTATAAACGAAACAACACAAAAAACAAAAACGGCGATGGAAATAAATCCACCGCCGTTTTTTGGTTTAAGGGTTAATCAGAAACTAATCGCGGCACTCACCATCTGCACGGGATCGGTGAAAGACGTATTGAAATGCTTGAACGCATAATCGAGGCGAACGCCTTTCCCGGCCTCGGTTTTGTAATCAATACCGGCACCGAACGAATAATCTTCCAGATCGTGGTTGTTCTTATACCCACCGCGCAGGGAAAAACCCATCGCAGAGGTCGCCTGCTTAAACCGATATTCTACACCCACAAGCGTGCGCTCGTCGAAATCTATCGGACTATGGATCTCAGTGACCAGATTCAGATGATGCGGCACAGGGATTCGGCCAAACAGCGAAATCATATCGAAGACAAAACCCAGGCGGAATGACCGGGGCAACTCGAAATGCTCGCGCTGAAACTGAGACTCCCCTCCCGGACTGAAATTCCTCACACTCATAGCAATCACCATATTCCGGAATCCCGTATTGAAGTAGGTCCCGATATCCACGGCAAAAGCATTGAGATCATTCGACTGCGTTTGCCGACTACCGGCTATAAAGACCTCACTCGATCCCAACCCCTGATGAGCGAAACGCGCCATTGCCCCTACTGAAAACCGATCGGTAATCTGAAAACCCCAGCCTGCGGACAGGGCGTAATTCGTCGTGGTAAATGTACCCGTCTCGGTGAACCCCACACTGGCGGGATCGGGATTGATCTTGGTGCCATTGATC encodes the following:
- a CDS encoding PorV/PorQ family protein, translating into FGRSDEEAVVKLHNIIWVCLLAFVLSGVQANAQFEDPRVLGGEKIRDLEPIYPNQEEVRPSGVKAAQSGFVFLGFSTDARRAAMADAGAGLIGDASGAVFLNPGLLGFVHERQAFFTHAKWIFETNHQVAGAVFKFPNTPGTFGVGFVTHSAGEINGTKINPDPASVGFTETGTFTTTNYALSAGWGFQITDRFSVGAMARFAHQGLGSSEVFIAGSRQTQSNDLNAFAVDIGTYFNTGFRNMVIAMSVRNFSPGGESQFQREHFELPRSFRLGFVFDMISLFGRIPVPHHLNLVTEIHSPIDFDERTLVGVEYRFKQATSAMGFSLRGGYKNNHDLEDYSFGAGIDYKTEAGKGVRLDYAFKHFNTSFTDPVQMVSAAISF
- a CDS encoding GDP-mannose 4,6-dehydratase gives rise to the protein MAKKALITGITGQDGSYLAELLLDKGYEVHGIVRRVALEDPEHRLGRITHLQHKVELHPASLESFPSIYNVVRIIRPDECYHLAAQSFVDTSFKDAFSTLNININGTHYVLEALNELVPECRFYFAGSSEMFGKAEEVP
- a CDS encoding GDP-mannose 4,6-dehydratase, with amino-acid sequence EITRFHPRSPYGISKVAGFDLTRNYREAYGLYAASGILFNHESPRRGFEFVTRKITSHVARIKLGQIGHLSLGNLDAKRDWGHAREYVKAMWIMLQQDAPDDYVIATGETHSVREFCEIAFSHVGLDYREHVQIDPRFLRPAEVDLLIGDCTKAKDKLNWTYDIDFEDLVKEMVDADLGLFSRNS
- a CDS encoding zinc-binding dehydrogenase codes for the protein MSRIGRAAVMSGEKFEIREYPVPDPEPGSILLKQELAGICGTDLHNWEYQRLRGEIILGHENVGIIDSLGSGVETDYLGNPIAPGDRVLFAPGTNRGAYGFIQAEEAPYLRGGFGEYIYLWNPDTVVLKTDMPAEVAVITEPFTIGVHGAMRSGLQFGDTVVVQGSGAIGLLTLVAAKVSGAGRLIMVGGPKGRLELAEQLGADLTIDIADIPDPEERTKIVRENTPRGEGADVVFECAGFLPAIPEGVTFLRHSGTYVAMGHFVDVGSFDCNPNQMFMRRNMRLEAVWASKPEHFVRALPILERNEYAFADLVSHTIPIDRVAEGFNALHSGYHLDGKDTIKIAVKGGLV